One genomic window of Micropterus dolomieu isolate WLL.071019.BEF.003 ecotype Adirondacks linkage group LG14, ASM2129224v1, whole genome shotgun sequence includes the following:
- the calcoco2 gene encoding calcium-binding and coiled-coil domain-containing protein 2 isoform X2 — MESSTQAPATDSSARTFSQVVFNDIPHSYPPSTSVTCCYTLTAAFQPNPRDWVGIFKVGWSTTKDYHTFVWVDPSLDVSGQQYVTRQAVFKDYYLPKDEIEFYQFCYVDRVGQVRGASTPFCFRNPVEQSMESSPDDDLLVITTQEQVEQSVREKTELQKELDQIKEENETLKRALQTERQEAASLKGQNEENKKEMSQLLKEMDQIKEQNENLQSNLQQQRKETDRLKEEALAQMTKQMEIQQHNATEQKKRSQSLTLDEESKKTGEKYDRAVMKINQLKEEREELTRRFDAQSGEINLLNSKLREQERELFKMKDSIQLLQVDLQSSEKEKERLSAELRRSQNVVQNMDDLKSENQELRRRLLQAEALQDCPDDSLRVQCQTLTCQLQDTQAKLAAEKEQSKNISRRVEGLDRELSHVKDQLENVISSYEEAQRKNSKQEILLKEAHLMIADKEGIMEEKEDLIRLVRHEKEELARENQSLMSDIERMRSAYAELQAAPPADSSYMQPDIPSPLDTTSSIHEWQQQETPEEAEHLYETIGSVADPVESLVCRHCQESFPLITQQELEQHEQSHRVCPFCTMICDNMEQSVFEDHVYSHEV, encoded by the exons ATGGAGAGCTCCACACAGGCACCAGCCACTGACTCCTCAGCACGCACCTTCTCCCAGGTGGTGTTCAACGACATCCCCCACTCATACCCACCTTCAACCTCCGTCACCTGCTGCTACACCCTCACTGCCGCCTTCCAGCCCAACCCCAGGGACTGGGTGGGCATCTTTAAG GTGGGGTGGAGCACAACAAAGGATTATCATACCTTTGTGTGGGTGGATCCCAGCCTGGATGTGTCAGGGCAGCAGTATGTGACAAGACAGGCTGTTTTTAAGG ATTACTACCTTCCTAAGGATGAGATCGAGTTCTACCAGTTCTGCTATGTGGACAGAGTCGGCCAAGTGCGAGGAGCCAGCACTCCCTTCTGTTTCAGAAACCCGGTGGAGCAGAGCATGGAGAGCAGCCCGGACGACGACCTCCTGGTTATCACAACACAG GAACAGGTCGAGCAGAGCGTACGTGAGAAAACCGAACTGCAGAAAGAGTTGGATCAGATAAAGGAGGAAAATGAAACTTTAAAAAGAGCTCTGCAGACCGAACGGCAAGAAGCCGCCAGCTTAAAG GGGCAGAATGAAGAGAACAAGAAAGAAATGAGTCAACTGCTCAAAGAAATGGATCAAATCAAGGAACAAAATGAAAACTTACAAAGCAACTTACAGCAGCAGCGGAAAGAAACGGACCGCTTAAAG GAGGAGGCGTTGGCCCAAATGACAAAGCAGATGGAGATACAGCAACATAATGCGACGGAGCAGAAAAAAAGGAGTCAAAGCTTGACTTTAGATGAAGAATCAAAAAAAACTGGG GAGAAATACGACCGAGCTGTGATGAAGATCAACCAGCTCAAAGAGGAGCGTGAGGAGCTGACGAGAAGGTTTGATGCTCAAAGTGGGGAGATTAACCT gCTAAATTCCAAACTCAGAGAACAAGAAAGGGAACTGTTCAAAATGAAAGACAGCATCCAGCTCCTGCAG GTTGACCTTCAGAGcagtgagaaagagaaggagaggctCTCAGCAGAGCTGCGAAGGTCGCAAAACGTTGTGCAAAACATGGACGACCTGAAGAGTGAGAACCAGGAGTTACGTAGGAGGCTGTTGCAGGCGGAGGCTCTGCAGGACTGTCCAGATGACAGTCTAAGG GTGCAGTGTCAGACTCTTACCTGCCAGCTACAGGATACTCAGGCGAAGTTGGCGGCTGAGAAGGAGCAGTCAAAAAACATCAGTAGACGAGTTGAGGGTCTGGACAGAGAGCTCAGTCATGTCAAGGATCAGCTGGAGAATGTGATCTCATCATATGAGGAGGCACAACGGAAAAATAGCAAACAAGAG ATACTGCTAAAGGAGGCGCATTTGATGATCGCAGATAAAGAAGGCATCatggaagagaaggaagaccTCATCAGGCTCGTGAGACATGAGAAAGAAGAGCTGGCTAGAGAAAACCAG aGTCTCATGAGTGATATCGAGCGGATGCGCAGTGCTTATGCTGAACTCCAAGCAGCTCCCCCTGCCGACTCATCATACATGCAGCCTGACATCCCCTCACCCCTTGACACCACTTCATCCATCCATGAATGGCAACAGCAGGAGACACCTGAAGAGGCTGAGCACCTGTATGAGACCATAG GGAGTGTTGCAGACCCAGTAGAG TCGTTGGTGTGTCGTCACTGCCAGGAGAGCTTCCCCCTCATAACCCAACAGGAACTGGAGCAGCACGAGCAGAGTCACAGAGTCTGTCCCTTCTGCACGATGATCTGTGACAACATGGAGCAGTCTGTGTTTGAAGATCACGTCTACAGCCACGAGGTGTGA
- the ttll6 gene encoding tubulin polyglutamylase ttll6 isoform X2, with protein sequence MEGEDWTLFWTDCSVSLDRVKDMKRYQKINHFPGMSEICRKDLLARNMNRMLKLFPKDYNIFPRTWCLPADYSDFQAYTRAKKSKTYICKPDSGCQGKGIFITRSSKDIQPGEHMICQVYISRPFIVDGYKFDLRIYVLVTSCDPFSIFMFKEGLARFCTTKYNEPTHGNVDDVCMHLTNYSINKNSENFVRDEDTGSKRKLSTLNKLLESMSCNTDKMWNDIEDVIIKTLISAHPILKHNYHTCFPNHTSGSACFEILGFDVLLDHRLRPWVLEVNHSPSFTTDSQLDREVKDALLYDTLVLINLGACDRRKITKEERRRVKDRLQQNSTKEARTEELRQCQAATVEQMERYEARHLGGFKRIYPREGGEKYDKYFKHSSSLFQETAASKAREECARQQLQELRLKQEQKERDLKGGRRKDLQGETAGERVKPRRAQTQAPDSNCDPQPLPLSGASLYPEAADVREEKEEDKEEDMEEQERVNALLQRKKLLQDLGVVDQIHQLLQGRTEGGGVLQDAKDACTHHQQSKLAHQRQQQTKWDCLTQYSQKTKQQSCNQMSRQHIHSHMTQQRLLRPSLDQRSLNESTCLQSEQESHNRAGQIRRTISAQRIHWPDVRSVVRQDGRSCTDTRSRPGIPTINQVPKGGLRCAYMSNDPAVLQSLLVISTRAPLVRRPGFFHMVRNTSRRAPQHGKGQ encoded by the exons ATGGAGGGTGAAGACTGGACACTTTTTTGGACCGACTGCTCTGTGTCTCTAGACCGTGTTAAGGACATGAAGCGTTACCAG aaaataaatcatttccCAGGGATGAGTGAGATCTGCCGCAAAGATTTACTGGCAAGAAACATGAACCGTATGCTCAAGCTTTTCCCCAAAGACTACAATATCTTCCCCAGAACGTGGTGCCTTCCTGCAGA TTACAGTGACTTCCAAGCTTACACCAGGGCCAAAAAAAGCAAGACATACATCTGTAAGCCAGACAGCGGTTGCCAAGGCAAAGGCATCTTCATCACCAGATCAAGTAAAGACATTCAACCTGGAGAACACATGATCTGCCAGGTTTACATCTCCAGG CCGTTCATAGTGGACGGATACAAGTTTGACTTGCGTATCTACGTGCTGGTGACGTCATGTGACCCATTCAGCATATTCATGTTCAAGGAGGGGCTGGCTCGCTTCTGCACCACCAAGTACAACGAGCCAACACACGGCAATGTG GATGATGTGTGCATGCATCTCACCAACTACTCCATCAACAAGAACAGTGAGAACTTTGTCCGTGACGAGGACACCGGCAGCAAACG AAAGCTGTCCACCCTGAACAAGCTCCTGGAGTCCATGAGTTGCAACACAGACAAGATGTGGAACGACATTGAGGACGTGATCATAAAGACTCTGATCTCCGCTCACCCCATCCTCAAGCATAATTACCACACCTGCTTTCCCAACCACACCAGCGGCAGCGCCTGCTTCGAGATCCTGGGCTTCGATGTGCTCCTAGATCACCGGCTCAGACCCTGGGTGCTGGAG gTGAATCACTCTCCAAGCTTTACCACCGACTCGCAGCTGGACCGGGAGGTAAAGGATGCGCTGCTGTACGACACGCTGGTTCTCATCAACTTGGGTGCCTGCGACCGCCGCAAGATCACCAAAGAGGAGAGACGCAGGGTGAAGGACAGGCTGCAGCAAAACAGCACTAAAGAGGCAAG GACGGAGGAGCTGCGTCAGTGCCAGGCAGCCACGGTGGAGCAGATGGAGAGGTACGAGGCCAGACACCTGGGAGGCTTCAAGAGGATCTACcccagagagggaggagagaaataCGACAAGTACTTTAAACACAGCAGCTCGCTCTTCCAGGAGACTGCAGCGTCCAAGGCCAGAGAGGAGTGTGCCAG gcaACAACTGCAGGAGCTGCGTCTGAAACaggaacagaaggagagagacctGAAAGGAGGCCGGCGGAAAGACTTGCAGGGGGAGACCGCTGGGGAGAGAGTCAAACCCCGACGAGCACAAACACAAGCCCCTGACTCAAACTGTGACCCTCAGCCG ctaCCTCTGTCCGGAGCGTCGCTGTATCCTGAAGCTGCAGACGTccgagaggagaaggaggaagacaAGGAGGAAGACATGGAGGAGCAGGAGCGGGTCAATGCGCTGCTCCAGAGGAAGAAGCTATTGCAGGACCTGGGGGTTGTGGACCAGATCCACCAGCTGCTGCAGGGCCGGACAGAAGGAGGGGGAGTCCTGCAGGACGCCAAGGACGCCTGCACCCACCACCAGCAGAGTAAGCTGGCTCAtcagagacaacagcagacgAAG TGGGACTGTTTGACACAGTATTCCCAAAAGACAAAGCAGCAGTCCTGCAATCAGATGTCACGGCAG CACATCCACTCCCACATGACTCAGCAGCGCCTGCTCAGGCCCTCGTTGGACCAGAGGAGCCTGAACGAGTCCACCTGTCTGCAGTCTGAGCAAGAGAGCCACAACAGAGCCGGACAGATACGCAGGACCATCAGCGCCCAGCGGATACACTGGCCAG ATGTCAGATCAGTCGTCAGGCAGGACGGCAGGAGCTGCACCGACACCCGGTCCCGTCCCGGCATCCCGACCATAAACCAAGTCCCCAAAGGAGGTCTGCGCTGCGCCTACATGTCCAACGACCCCGCAGTCCTGCAAAGCCTGCTTGTCATCTCCACTCGCGCCCCCCTGGTCAGGAGGCCTGGCTTCTTTCACATGGTCCGCAACACCTCCCGCAGAGCCCCCCAGCACGGTAAAGGGCAGTGA
- the calcoco2 gene encoding calcium-binding and coiled-coil domain-containing protein 2 isoform X1, with translation MESSTQAPATDSSARTFSQVVFNDIPHSYPPSTSVTCCYTLTAAFQPNPRDWVGIFKVGWSTTKDYHTFVWVDPSLDVSGQQYVTRQAVFKDYYLPKDEIEFYQFCYVDRVGQVRGASTPFCFRNPVEQSMESSPDDDLLVITTQEQVEQSVREKTELQKELDQIKEENETLKRALQTERQEAASLKGQNEENKKEMSQLLKEMDQIKEQNENLQSNLQQQRKETDRLKEEALAQMTKQMEIQQHNATEQKKRSQSLTLDEESKKTGEKYDRAVMKINQLKEEREELTRRFDAQSGEINLLNSKLREQERELFKMKDSIQLLQVDLQSSEKEKERLSAELRRSQNVVQNMDDLKSENQELRRRLLQAEALQDCPDDSLRVQCQTLTCQLQDTQAKLAAEKEQSKNISRRVEGLDRELSHVKDQLENVISSYEEAQRKNSKQEILLKEAHLMIADKEGIMEEKEDLIRLVRHEKEELARENQSLMSDIERMRSAYAELQAAPPADSSYMQPDIPSPLDTTSSIHEWQQQETPEEAEHLYETIGSVADPVEQSLVCRHCQESFPLITQQELEQHEQSHRVCPFCTMICDNMEQSVFEDHVYSHEV, from the exons ATGGAGAGCTCCACACAGGCACCAGCCACTGACTCCTCAGCACGCACCTTCTCCCAGGTGGTGTTCAACGACATCCCCCACTCATACCCACCTTCAACCTCCGTCACCTGCTGCTACACCCTCACTGCCGCCTTCCAGCCCAACCCCAGGGACTGGGTGGGCATCTTTAAG GTGGGGTGGAGCACAACAAAGGATTATCATACCTTTGTGTGGGTGGATCCCAGCCTGGATGTGTCAGGGCAGCAGTATGTGACAAGACAGGCTGTTTTTAAGG ATTACTACCTTCCTAAGGATGAGATCGAGTTCTACCAGTTCTGCTATGTGGACAGAGTCGGCCAAGTGCGAGGAGCCAGCACTCCCTTCTGTTTCAGAAACCCGGTGGAGCAGAGCATGGAGAGCAGCCCGGACGACGACCTCCTGGTTATCACAACACAG GAACAGGTCGAGCAGAGCGTACGTGAGAAAACCGAACTGCAGAAAGAGTTGGATCAGATAAAGGAGGAAAATGAAACTTTAAAAAGAGCTCTGCAGACCGAACGGCAAGAAGCCGCCAGCTTAAAG GGGCAGAATGAAGAGAACAAGAAAGAAATGAGTCAACTGCTCAAAGAAATGGATCAAATCAAGGAACAAAATGAAAACTTACAAAGCAACTTACAGCAGCAGCGGAAAGAAACGGACCGCTTAAAG GAGGAGGCGTTGGCCCAAATGACAAAGCAGATGGAGATACAGCAACATAATGCGACGGAGCAGAAAAAAAGGAGTCAAAGCTTGACTTTAGATGAAGAATCAAAAAAAACTGGG GAGAAATACGACCGAGCTGTGATGAAGATCAACCAGCTCAAAGAGGAGCGTGAGGAGCTGACGAGAAGGTTTGATGCTCAAAGTGGGGAGATTAACCT gCTAAATTCCAAACTCAGAGAACAAGAAAGGGAACTGTTCAAAATGAAAGACAGCATCCAGCTCCTGCAG GTTGACCTTCAGAGcagtgagaaagagaaggagaggctCTCAGCAGAGCTGCGAAGGTCGCAAAACGTTGTGCAAAACATGGACGACCTGAAGAGTGAGAACCAGGAGTTACGTAGGAGGCTGTTGCAGGCGGAGGCTCTGCAGGACTGTCCAGATGACAGTCTAAGG GTGCAGTGTCAGACTCTTACCTGCCAGCTACAGGATACTCAGGCGAAGTTGGCGGCTGAGAAGGAGCAGTCAAAAAACATCAGTAGACGAGTTGAGGGTCTGGACAGAGAGCTCAGTCATGTCAAGGATCAGCTGGAGAATGTGATCTCATCATATGAGGAGGCACAACGGAAAAATAGCAAACAAGAG ATACTGCTAAAGGAGGCGCATTTGATGATCGCAGATAAAGAAGGCATCatggaagagaaggaagaccTCATCAGGCTCGTGAGACATGAGAAAGAAGAGCTGGCTAGAGAAAACCAG aGTCTCATGAGTGATATCGAGCGGATGCGCAGTGCTTATGCTGAACTCCAAGCAGCTCCCCCTGCCGACTCATCATACATGCAGCCTGACATCCCCTCACCCCTTGACACCACTTCATCCATCCATGAATGGCAACAGCAGGAGACACCTGAAGAGGCTGAGCACCTGTATGAGACCATAG GGAGTGTTGCAGACCCAGTAGAG CAGTCGTTGGTGTGTCGTCACTGCCAGGAGAGCTTCCCCCTCATAACCCAACAGGAACTGGAGCAGCACGAGCAGAGTCACAGAGTCTGTCCCTTCTGCACGATGATCTGTGACAACATGGAGCAGTCTGTGTTTGAAGATCACGTCTACAGCCACGAGGTGTGA
- the hoxb6b gene encoding homeobox protein Hox-B6b isoform X2 produces MSSYFVNSTFPVSLPGGQDSLLGQIPLYSSGYTDPLRHYSNAATYGAANMQDKVYPASYYQQTGAAAAAIYGRAGGGAPCDYNPVGTFYKDAEGSCAFSSREDQPLFVTQEHQQRKAECPEQTVSMSSSIDDKSSTLIYPWMQRMNACSAGPFGNSGRRGRQTYTRYQTLELEKEFHFNRYLTRRRRIEISHALCLTERQIKIWFQNRRMKWKKENKLLNPSKTPEEEEEQAEKKS; encoded by the exons ATGAGTTCCTATTTTGTTAACTCAACTTTTCCCGTGTCTCTACCGGGAGGACAGGACTCTCTCCTGGGTCAGATACCGTTATATTCCTCGGGATACACCGATCCGTTAAGACACTACTCCAACGCGGCCACATATGGAGCAGCTAACATGCAGGACAAGGTTTACCCAGCGTCCTACTACCAGCAGACGGGCGCAGCTGCCGCGGCCATCTACGGCCGGGCTGGCGGCGGAGCGCCCTGCGACTACAACCCGGTCGGGACTTTCTACAAGGACGCGGAGGGCTCGTGCGCTTTCTCTAGCCGCGAGGACCAGCCGCTGTTTGTCACTCAGGAGCATCAGCAGCGCAAAGCCGAGTGCCCGGAGCAGACTGTCAGCATGAGCAGCAGCATTGACGACAAGTCCTCCACTCTGATCTACCCGTGGATGCAGAGGATGAACGCCTGCTCCGCCG GTCCATTTGGGAACAGTGGCCGCAGGGGCCGACAGACCTACACCCGCTACCAGACTCTGGAGCTGGAGAAGGAGTTCCACTTTAACCGCTACCTGACCAGGAGGCGCCGGATAGAGATCTCCCACGCTCTGTGTCTGACGGAGAGACAGATCAAAATCTGGTTTCAGAACCGCAGGATGAAGTGGAAAAAGGAGAACAAACTCCTCAATCCGTCAAAGACacccgaggaggaggaggaacaggcgGAGAAAAAGAGCTAA
- the ttll6 gene encoding tubulin polyglutamylase ttll6 isoform X1, whose amino-acid sequence MGLPVDSPGRNDDGYTFEQQGEGYESQTDCTRTPPPINKKRRKGKKRLWINLTSCKYESVRRAARRYGLREAMEGEDWTLFWTDCSVSLDRVKDMKRYQKINHFPGMSEICRKDLLARNMNRMLKLFPKDYNIFPRTWCLPADYSDFQAYTRAKKSKTYICKPDSGCQGKGIFITRSSKDIQPGEHMICQVYISRPFIVDGYKFDLRIYVLVTSCDPFSIFMFKEGLARFCTTKYNEPTHGNVDDVCMHLTNYSINKNSENFVRDEDTGSKRKLSTLNKLLESMSCNTDKMWNDIEDVIIKTLISAHPILKHNYHTCFPNHTSGSACFEILGFDVLLDHRLRPWVLEVNHSPSFTTDSQLDREVKDALLYDTLVLINLGACDRRKITKEERRRVKDRLQQNSTKEARTEELRQCQAATVEQMERYEARHLGGFKRIYPREGGEKYDKYFKHSSSLFQETAASKAREECARQQLQELRLKQEQKERDLKGGRRKDLQGETAGERVKPRRAQTQAPDSNCDPQPLPLSGASLYPEAADVREEKEEDKEEDMEEQERVNALLQRKKLLQDLGVVDQIHQLLQGRTEGGGVLQDAKDACTHHQQSKLAHQRQQQTKWDCLTQYSQKTKQQSCNQMSRQHIHSHMTQQRLLRPSLDQRSLNESTCLQSEQESHNRAGQIRRTISAQRIHWPDVRSVVRQDGRSCTDTRSRPGIPTINQVPKGGLRCAYMSNDPAVLQSLLVISTRAPLVRRPGFFHMVRNTSRRAPQHGKGQ is encoded by the exons ATGGGTCTACCTGTGGACAGCCCAGGGAGAAATGATGATGGGTATACATTTGAGCAGCAGGGAGAGGGCTACGAAAGCCAAACTGACTGTACCCGCACTCCGCCGCCCATCAacaagaagaggagaaaaggcAAGAAGAG ACTGTGGATCAACCTCACCAGCTGCAAATATGAAAGCG TGCGGCGTGCTGCTCGTAGATACGGCCTCAGAGAGGCGATGGAGGGTGAAGACTGGACACTTTTTTGGACCGACTGCTCTGTGTCTCTAGACCGTGTTAAGGACATGAAGCGTTACCAG aaaataaatcatttccCAGGGATGAGTGAGATCTGCCGCAAAGATTTACTGGCAAGAAACATGAACCGTATGCTCAAGCTTTTCCCCAAAGACTACAATATCTTCCCCAGAACGTGGTGCCTTCCTGCAGA TTACAGTGACTTCCAAGCTTACACCAGGGCCAAAAAAAGCAAGACATACATCTGTAAGCCAGACAGCGGTTGCCAAGGCAAAGGCATCTTCATCACCAGATCAAGTAAAGACATTCAACCTGGAGAACACATGATCTGCCAGGTTTACATCTCCAGG CCGTTCATAGTGGACGGATACAAGTTTGACTTGCGTATCTACGTGCTGGTGACGTCATGTGACCCATTCAGCATATTCATGTTCAAGGAGGGGCTGGCTCGCTTCTGCACCACCAAGTACAACGAGCCAACACACGGCAATGTG GATGATGTGTGCATGCATCTCACCAACTACTCCATCAACAAGAACAGTGAGAACTTTGTCCGTGACGAGGACACCGGCAGCAAACG AAAGCTGTCCACCCTGAACAAGCTCCTGGAGTCCATGAGTTGCAACACAGACAAGATGTGGAACGACATTGAGGACGTGATCATAAAGACTCTGATCTCCGCTCACCCCATCCTCAAGCATAATTACCACACCTGCTTTCCCAACCACACCAGCGGCAGCGCCTGCTTCGAGATCCTGGGCTTCGATGTGCTCCTAGATCACCGGCTCAGACCCTGGGTGCTGGAG gTGAATCACTCTCCAAGCTTTACCACCGACTCGCAGCTGGACCGGGAGGTAAAGGATGCGCTGCTGTACGACACGCTGGTTCTCATCAACTTGGGTGCCTGCGACCGCCGCAAGATCACCAAAGAGGAGAGACGCAGGGTGAAGGACAGGCTGCAGCAAAACAGCACTAAAGAGGCAAG GACGGAGGAGCTGCGTCAGTGCCAGGCAGCCACGGTGGAGCAGATGGAGAGGTACGAGGCCAGACACCTGGGAGGCTTCAAGAGGATCTACcccagagagggaggagagaaataCGACAAGTACTTTAAACACAGCAGCTCGCTCTTCCAGGAGACTGCAGCGTCCAAGGCCAGAGAGGAGTGTGCCAG gcaACAACTGCAGGAGCTGCGTCTGAAACaggaacagaaggagagagacctGAAAGGAGGCCGGCGGAAAGACTTGCAGGGGGAGACCGCTGGGGAGAGAGTCAAACCCCGACGAGCACAAACACAAGCCCCTGACTCAAACTGTGACCCTCAGCCG ctaCCTCTGTCCGGAGCGTCGCTGTATCCTGAAGCTGCAGACGTccgagaggagaaggaggaagacaAGGAGGAAGACATGGAGGAGCAGGAGCGGGTCAATGCGCTGCTCCAGAGGAAGAAGCTATTGCAGGACCTGGGGGTTGTGGACCAGATCCACCAGCTGCTGCAGGGCCGGACAGAAGGAGGGGGAGTCCTGCAGGACGCCAAGGACGCCTGCACCCACCACCAGCAGAGTAAGCTGGCTCAtcagagacaacagcagacgAAG TGGGACTGTTTGACACAGTATTCCCAAAAGACAAAGCAGCAGTCCTGCAATCAGATGTCACGGCAG CACATCCACTCCCACATGACTCAGCAGCGCCTGCTCAGGCCCTCGTTGGACCAGAGGAGCCTGAACGAGTCCACCTGTCTGCAGTCTGAGCAAGAGAGCCACAACAGAGCCGGACAGATACGCAGGACCATCAGCGCCCAGCGGATACACTGGCCAG ATGTCAGATCAGTCGTCAGGCAGGACGGCAGGAGCTGCACCGACACCCGGTCCCGTCCCGGCATCCCGACCATAAACCAAGTCCCCAAAGGAGGTCTGCGCTGCGCCTACATGTCCAACGACCCCGCAGTCCTGCAAAGCCTGCTTGTCATCTCCACTCGCGCCCCCCTGGTCAGGAGGCCTGGCTTCTTTCACATGGTCCGCAACACCTCCCGCAGAGCCCCCCAGCACGGTAAAGGGCAGTGA
- the hoxb6b gene encoding homeobox protein Hox-B6b isoform X1 → MSSYFVNSTFPVSLPGGQDSLLGQIPLYSSGYTDPLRHYSNAATYGAANMQDKVYPASYYQQTGAAAAAIYGRAGGGAPCDYNPVGTFYKDAEGSCAFSSREDQPLFVTQEHQQRKAECPEQTVSMSSSIDDKSSTLIYPWMQRMNACSADTRLQISSALSGPFGNSGRRGRQTYTRYQTLELEKEFHFNRYLTRRRRIEISHALCLTERQIKIWFQNRRMKWKKENKLLNPSKTPEEEEEQAEKKS, encoded by the exons ATGAGTTCCTATTTTGTTAACTCAACTTTTCCCGTGTCTCTACCGGGAGGACAGGACTCTCTCCTGGGTCAGATACCGTTATATTCCTCGGGATACACCGATCCGTTAAGACACTACTCCAACGCGGCCACATATGGAGCAGCTAACATGCAGGACAAGGTTTACCCAGCGTCCTACTACCAGCAGACGGGCGCAGCTGCCGCGGCCATCTACGGCCGGGCTGGCGGCGGAGCGCCCTGCGACTACAACCCGGTCGGGACTTTCTACAAGGACGCGGAGGGCTCGTGCGCTTTCTCTAGCCGCGAGGACCAGCCGCTGTTTGTCACTCAGGAGCATCAGCAGCGCAAAGCCGAGTGCCCGGAGCAGACTGTCAGCATGAGCAGCAGCATTGACGACAAGTCCTCCACTCTGATCTACCCGTGGATGCAGAGGATGAACGCCTGCTCCGCCG ACACACGACTACAGATTTCGAGTGCACTTTCAG GTCCATTTGGGAACAGTGGCCGCAGGGGCCGACAGACCTACACCCGCTACCAGACTCTGGAGCTGGAGAAGGAGTTCCACTTTAACCGCTACCTGACCAGGAGGCGCCGGATAGAGATCTCCCACGCTCTGTGTCTGACGGAGAGACAGATCAAAATCTGGTTTCAGAACCGCAGGATGAAGTGGAAAAAGGAGAACAAACTCCTCAATCCGTCAAAGACacccgaggaggaggaggaacaggcgGAGAAAAAGAGCTAA
- the snf8 gene encoding vacuolar-sorting protein SNF8, with the protein MHRRGVGAGAIAKKKLAEAKYKERGTVLAEDQIVQMSKQLETFKSNLEEFASKHKQEIRKSSEFRVQFQEMCATIGVDPLASGKGFWSEMLGVGDFYYELGVQIIEVCLALKHRNGGLITLDELHQRVLKGRGKYAQDVSQDDLMRAIKKLKVMGNGFGVIPVGGSYLVQSVPAELNMDHTVVLQLAEKKGYVTVSEIKGSLKWEKERACHVLDHLLKEGLAWLDSQAAGEAQYWLPALFSEITSRDVTPEEANQMTP; encoded by the exons GCCAAATATAAGGAAAGAGGAACTGTTCTTGCAGAGGACCAGATTGTCCAA ATGTCTAAGCAGTTGGAGACCTTCAAGTCCAACCTGGAGGAGTTTGCCAGCAAGCATAAACAAGAAATCCGAAAGAGCTCCGAGTTCAGGGTTCAGTTTCAGGAAATGTGTGCCACCATTGGAGTTGACCCACTTGCCT CTGGCAAAGGTTTTTGGTCTGAGATGCTTGGCGTAGGTGACTTCTACTATGAGCTCGGTGTACAGATTATTGAAGTGTGCCTCGCcctgaaacacagaaatggAG GGCTTATTACTTTGGATGAACTCCATCAGAGAGTACTGAAGGGAAGAGGTAAATACGCTCAGGACGTGAGCCA AGACGACCTGATGAGAGCCATTAAGAAACTGAAGGTGATGGGAAATGGCTTTGGGGTGATTCCTGTTGGTGGTTCCTACTTGGTCCAGTCAGTCCCAGCAGAGCTCAACATGGACCATACTGTAGTTCTACAGCTGGCCGAG AAAAAGGGCTACGTCACAGTGAGTGAGATCAAGGGCAGTCTAAAATGGGAGAAGGAGCGAGCTTGTCACGTCTTG GATCACCTGCTGAAAGAAGGCTTGGCTTGGCTGGACTCTCAGGCAGCTGGAGAAGCACAGTACTGGCTGCCAGCCCTCTTCTCAGAGATAACCTCGCGTGACGTCACACCAGAGGAGGCCAATCAGATGACACCTTAA